A stretch of the Drosophila gunungcola strain Sukarami unplaced genomic scaffold, Dgunungcola_SK_2 000090F, whole genome shotgun sequence genome encodes the following:
- the LOC128265044 gene encoding uncharacterized protein LOC128265044: MSDYSKFLANLTDQLGLLPGLASNGFAGLGGLANLCNLGNLGNLGNLGNLGTNLGSLRPAHKALMCVGAATVACVVLGLTVKSLKGRGRKEDGDKQRTMKVQNGAPIKHDLEGAADKGDGTGTGNGTAIFGEGHAP; the protein is encoded by the coding sequence ATGTCGGACTACTCGAAATTCCTGGCCAACTTGACGGATCAGCTGGGCCTGTTGCCGGGACTCGCATCGAACGGATTTGCAGGACTTGGAGGATTGGCCAACCTGTGCAACCTGGGCAACTTGGGCAACCTGGGCAACCTGGGCAACTTGGGCACCAATCTGGGCAGCCTGCGCCCCGCCCACAAGGCGCTGATGTGTGTAGGCGCAGCCACCGTGGCCTGCGTGGTCTTGGGCCTAACAGTCAAGTCCTTGAAGGGGCGTGGTCGCAAGGAGGACGGCGACAAGCAGAGGACCATGAAGGTGCAGAACGGGGCACCGATCAAACATGACCTTGAGGGGGCTGCTGACAAGGGCGACGGCACCGGGACCGGAAACGGAACCGCCATCTTCGGGGAGGGGCATGCCCCCTAA